From Crassaminicella indica, one genomic window encodes:
- a CDS encoding DUF134 domain-containing protein gives MPRPTKPRKIAFMPENRYFIPVGKMRCHLEEVQLKLEELEAMRLKDIEKLSQEECAEKMHVSRQTFQLIIDEARKKVAKALTEGRPISIEGGNYTLNICKYICKNCGYEFKEAYEKEIHVCPNCDSDEVVCVEQGRFCMKGCRKPWCRGMKK, from the coding sequence TTGCCTAGGCCGACGAAACCAAGAAAAATTGCTTTTATGCCTGAAAATAGATATTTTATACCTGTTGGAAAGATGCGATGTCATCTTGAAGAGGTTCAGTTAAAGCTTGAAGAATTGGAAGCTATGAGACTGAAGGATATTGAAAAGCTTTCTCAGGAGGAATGTGCAGAAAAAATGCATGTTTCAAGACAAACCTTTCAGCTTATTATTGATGAAGCTAGAAAAAAGGTTGCTAAGGCGCTTACAGAAGGAAGACCTATTAGCATTGAAGGTGGAAATTATACTTTAAATATTTGTAAATATATATGCAAAAATTGTGGATATGAATTTAAAGAAGCATATGAAAAGGAAATTCATGTTTGCCCGAATTGTGATTCAGATGAGGTTGTATGTGTTGAACAGGGAAGATTTTGCATGAAAGGTTGTAGAAAGCCCTGGTGCAGAGGAATGAAAAAATAA
- the recX gene encoding recombination regulator RecX: MFKITKIEQQKNENRVSIYVNDEFFLGIHKEIVYMLRLKVGQEVDTEKFEKIVMEETYLKAKSRALKLLHFSSRTEKEMRERLKNYEYDEETIERVIAFLKEYNFINDAQLVKHMVKNKSLEKKYGKNRIKQELYRKGIDMNLIENTIEQEIDEEKEYENALSLARKKLNTIKDTDKRKVYQKLGRYLSYRGYEYDLIKKVIKLLQSEKESFD, translated from the coding sequence ATGTTTAAAATTACAAAAATCGAGCAACAAAAAAATGAAAATCGTGTAAGCATTTATGTAAATGATGAATTTTTTTTAGGAATTCATAAGGAAATCGTCTATATGTTAAGGTTAAAGGTAGGTCAGGAGGTTGATACAGAAAAATTTGAAAAAATCGTTATGGAAGAAACTTATTTGAAAGCCAAAAGCAGAGCATTAAAATTACTACATTTTTCTTCTCGCACAGAAAAAGAAATGAGGGAAAGACTGAAAAATTATGAATATGATGAAGAAACTATTGAAAGAGTAATAGCTTTTTTGAAAGAATATAATTTTATTAATGATGCTCAGCTGGTAAAGCATATGGTTAAAAATAAATCATTAGAAAAAAAATATGGCAAAAATAGAATTAAGCAGGAGCTATACAGAAAGGGCATTGATATGAATTTGATAGAAAATACTATTGAACAAGAAATAGATGAAGAAAAAGAATATGAAAATGCATTAAGCTTGGCAAGAAAGAAGCTAAATACTATAAAGGATACAGATAAAAGGAAGGTATATCAAAAGCTGGGAAGATATTTATCATATCGAGGATATGAATATGATTTGATTAAAAAAGTCATAAAACTGCTTCAAAGTGAAAAGGAATCCTTTGACTAA
- a CDS encoding Fur family transcriptional regulator translates to MKSKMQMIEEILKEKNIKLTKQRKAIMEVFLNYDEHFKPEEVHALVKNKGIGLATVYRTIEILKIHDIIEEITIEKDRYYELKLFSEKRMHIHFTCKKCNKIYDYDKTEMILDLIRLRNFTEKEYDVDVEDIKIIMKGICQNCRR, encoded by the coding sequence ATGAAGAGTAAAATGCAGATGATTGAAGAAATTTTAAAAGAGAAAAATATTAAATTAACAAAGCAAAGAAAAGCAATTATGGAGGTTTTCTTAAACTATGATGAGCATTTTAAACCAGAGGAAGTACATGCTTTAGTGAAAAATAAAGGAATCGGCTTAGCTACTGTGTATAGAACTATAGAAATATTAAAAATACATGATATAATAGAAGAAATAACTATTGAAAAAGATAGATATTATGAATTAAAGCTGTTTAGTGAAAAAAGGATGCATATTCATTTTACATGTAAAAAATGCAATAAAATCTATGACTATGATAAGACAGAAATGATTTTAGATTTGATTCGACTAAGGAACTTTACAGAAAAAGAATATGATGTAGATGTGGAAGATATAAAGATCATTATGAAGGGAATCTGTCAAAATTGTAGGAGGTGA
- a CDS encoding NifB/NifX family molybdenum-iron cluster-binding protein: MKVAIAKDGNFVSGHFGHCEGFEVFEVNNGAVEGRSFLENPGHRPGFLPPFLAERGIEVIIAGGMGATAQELFKENGVKVVVGAQGKLEDVINAYASGNLKSTDSVCTEHAHEGHCND; encoded by the coding sequence ATGAAAGTAGCTATTGCTAAGGATGGTAATTTTGTATCAGGGCATTTTGGTCATTGTGAAGGATTTGAAGTTTTTGAAGTGAATAATGGAGCTGTTGAAGGAAGAAGCTTCCTAGAAAATCCAGGCCATCGTCCAGGCTTCTTGCCGCCATTTCTTGCTGAAAGAGGAATAGAAGTGATTATTGCAGGTGGAATGGGAGCTACTGCACAAGAGCTTTTTAAAGAAAATGGTGTAAAAGTAGTTGTAGGTGCACAAGGGAAATTAGAAGATGTAATCAATGCATATGCAAGTGGTAATTTAAAATCAACAGATAGTGTATGTACAGAACATGCACATGAAGGGCATTGTAATGATTAG
- a CDS encoding ATP-binding protein produces the protein MQLVIISGKGGTGKTTVAASFAYLSDKSIKVDCDVDASNLHIILGGEDIEKRSYIGAKLAHIDMNKCIKCGECEKVCRFDAIADFKIDSLKCEGCGACKIVCPKGAISLEDEITGETILTQTQRGLLSRAEMVIGAEGSGKLVTQVRKNAMAHKKEDEWVIMDGTPGIGCAVMASITGCDAALIVVEPTQSGINDFERVYSLTKHFNIKAFACINKYDINEEMSIEIEKICQREGIELLGKIPFDPCVKMAANELKPIVSYEKSKAAKEIINIWNKFKNKYEEE, from the coding sequence ATGCAGTTAGTTATTATTAGTGGAAAAGGTGGAACAGGAAAAACGACAGTTGCTGCATCCTTTGCTTATCTTAGCGATAAGAGTATAAAAGTAGATTGTGATGTTGATGCATCTAATCTTCATATTATTCTCGGAGGAGAAGATATAGAAAAAAGATCATATATAGGTGCAAAGCTTGCTCATATAGACATGAACAAATGTATAAAATGTGGAGAATGTGAGAAGGTCTGTCGATTTGATGCTATTGCTGATTTTAAGATAGACTCATTAAAATGTGAAGGCTGTGGTGCATGTAAGATAGTATGCCCTAAAGGAGCTATTTCTTTAGAAGATGAAATCACAGGAGAAACAATTTTAACACAAACCCAAAGAGGCCTTTTATCAAGAGCTGAGATGGTTATTGGAGCAGAAGGTTCAGGAAAGCTTGTAACACAAGTAAGAAAGAATGCTATGGCTCATAAAAAAGAAGATGAATGGGTTATTATGGATGGAACTCCGGGAATAGGCTGTGCTGTGATGGCTTCTATTACAGGCTGTGATGCAGCATTAATTGTTGTAGAGCCAACTCAGTCAGGAATCAATGATTTTGAGAGGGTTTATTCTTTGACAAAGCATTTTAATATTAAAGCCTTTGCATGTATTAATAAATATGACATTAATGAAGAGATGAGCATAGAAATAGAAAAAATTTGTCAAAGAGAAGGAATAGAATTATTAGGGAAAATTCCTTTCGATCCTTGTGTTAAGATGGCTGCAAATGAGTTAAAGCCTATTGTAAGCTATGAAAAAAGTAAAGCAGCGAAAGAAATTATAAATATATGGAATAAATTTAAAAATAAATATGAGGAGGAGTAA
- a CDS encoding 4Fe-4S binding protein gives MKIAVLSGKGGTGKTTVSTNLAKIMNWNYVDCDVEEPNGFIFLKPKVIKTEEVKIPVPKIDEEKCINCNKCVAACQFNALAGTKTDIILFEKLCHGCGACTLVCPVNAITEEGRTIGKIDIGEAEAIKCMRGILDIGEPMAPPIIKRLKELVDDSPTIIDCSPGSSCSVVSAIDGVDVAVLVTEATPFGLHDLKIAVELVRQMNIPFGIIVNRADEEHDLITRYCEEEKINLLGKIPYDKKAAVLYSKGKLLVEDKEYNDRFKEIGEKILEVKACS, from the coding sequence ATGAAAATTGCAGTCTTAAGTGGTAAAGGCGGTACAGGAAAAACGACTGTATCTACAAATCTTGCCAAGATAATGAATTGGAATTATGTAGATTGTGATGTGGAAGAACCGAATGGATTTATATTTTTAAAGCCTAAGGTGATTAAAACAGAGGAAGTAAAAATCCCTGTTCCCAAAATAGATGAAGAAAAGTGTATTAATTGTAATAAATGTGTAGCTGCGTGTCAGTTTAATGCTTTGGCTGGGACAAAAACAGATATTATTCTATTTGAAAAATTATGTCATGGCTGTGGTGCATGTACGCTTGTTTGCCCAGTAAATGCTATTACAGAAGAGGGAAGAACTATTGGAAAAATAGACATAGGTGAAGCAGAAGCTATAAAGTGTATGAGAGGTATTTTAGATATAGGAGAGCCAATGGCACCTCCTATCATTAAAAGGCTGAAGGAATTAGTGGATGATTCACCGACTATTATTGATTGTTCACCTGGAAGCTCTTGTTCTGTAGTATCAGCTATTGATGGAGTAGATGTAGCTGTTTTAGTAACAGAAGCTACGCCTTTTGGTCTTCATGATTTAAAAATTGCTGTAGAACTTGTAAGACAAATGAATATACCATTTGGGATTATAGTTAATCGAGCTGATGAAGAGCATGATTTGATTACGAGATATTGTGAAGAAGAAAAAATTAATTTATTAGGAAAGATTCCTTATGATAAAAAGGCTGCTGTTTTATATTCAAAGGGAAAGCTACTTGTAGAAGATAAAGAATATAATGATAGGTTTAAAGAGATTGGAGAGAAGATTTTGGAGGTGAAGGCATGCAGTTAG